The DNA sequence CATCaacatgttcaaaaacatgaaacatgaTATGAGCCCGTACTTAGCCAATCGGTCGTCCGTGGTTTTGTCTGACAATTTTTCGGCCGCCTTGCCCGATTTGGGGACGCTTCCATTGGCCGAGGCCTTCCCGATCTTGTCCAAGAGGATCTTGGCCTGGCTTGAGAGACACTCCAGCAACGTactaattgaaaattgctGGTCGGGGAGAGGCCCTAATAATGGCACCAAGTACGTTTGACTGACTGGAAAGCAAAAACAGAAGGTCGTCAAAATCAAACTCCACTCGACATGATCGGTAGTCCCGAACGCAGGCTAGGCACACTCACCCATCTCTCTGATGATGCTGACCACACATTTGTAGACGGTGGCATGTGAGCAGATCTCGAGGAACGAATTGGCTTGCAGTTTCATCTCCAGGAATGGAATCAGCGCCGATCCTTCCAGAACTGCGTACAAGTCACTTAGAGGGTCAATCGGAGTCTCGTGACTACTCGACTTTCTACTACTCCTAGCCTCCTCGTCCTTTTCGTGTTCGTCGCTCTCGACGAAATCGGAAGGCTCTGGTTGGGAGTCGATCGAATCAATCGGAGAGCTGGCCCCGTTATTCGCCGAAGACGTGGACACACCGCCCGCAGCAGTGGGATCGTTCACATCGTCTGGCGAATGTTTCCGTTTCCGCCTAGAGCCCTCACGGTCGATCGTGGGGCCATTACTGGAGCGGCCCTCGGCCTCACTGGACGTGCTGTTGGAAACGTTGTCTgaggatgaggacgatgaCACAATGCCAGCCGTAGCACCCTCCAAGAGCTCAGAGAAATTCCGATGAACGCCTCCATTGGAGGCAGGGTAAGATCCATGGAGTTTCTTGAGTTCCTGATGGATCTTGCCCAAGACCAATTCGATTTGCTTATCCTTTTCTCTCTGAGCGGCCATGTATGCCTTGACGTCCCAGCCTTTCTGTTGGTAGCGCGAATAACCCACACCTTTGGCCATAAGCTTGACCTTCTCACtggcctttttcttctcatctttACTCTGACGATCCCTCTGGAGGAACATTTGCAGCTTCTTGAGCTTCTTATCTCCGACAACGGGTTTAGATTCGCTCTCATCCATTTTGAGGTCCAGGGCCCCGCCACCTGATGCTCCCATGGCCCCCAAGACCTCGGCTCCCAACCCAGACGTGGAAGGGCCCTCTTCGGAATGGTGATTGGGCTTCTTTgagcttttctttttgacctctttgacCGTTTCCAGGGCGGAGGCCGGGAGCAACGAGGCTTTATGGGTGGGCGTGACTACGGCATACTTCTTGTTGGCTCTGGGCACGATCTCACTGACCAATGCGAGACGAAGAAGGTGATGCTCAATGTCGATGTAGGCTCCATCCGGGTAGCGATTGCGGTCATTTCGATCCGAACTCAAATCGAGTCGGGCCCACGTTTGTAAGAACGACTTAATATCCATGAGTAAGGCCTTCATGTCCTTGGCCGGGTTCCAGTAAGTGAGTTTGAGTATCTCCATGGTGGTCACGCGAAGCATCATAGAGCCTTGCAGTCGTGGTCGAATCACCTTCACCAATGGAGGGAAGAACGGGTACAAGTCCATGGAAAAGTCCAACTGGAGTTCGATGTAGTCGTAATTGAACTTGGCCTTCAGAGTCTGGAAGTCTTTGTCCAAAACGCTGAAATATTcgatgaagaaggaaaacagatttgaatctttcaaatcgtatgaagccaaattttgtgatctctttctctctcaccaattggaagaaaaatctCGTATCTTCACGTTCCATTGGAAGATGTTATCGTTGATCGTATCGGCGTCGATGCCCGTGGTCTTGGCCGATTCCATGATGGACACCAGATCATTGGTCAATATCCCTGAGGCGGCGGTCGAAGAGAACACCTGCAGAAAACCAAACTTAATATAGTCCAACAATACTCTTCCTCCAAGTCCACACCGACTTTGCACACTCACCTGCTTGGGCTGTCGGGTTTTGGTGGAGGGGTCGTGAAAAATCTGTTGAAGGGTCTTGTCGTCGTTCCCCAAACCCCCACCGTCTGACAATCGGCCCATTTCAGCCCGAAGCTCAATCTCTCGTTGACGCCAGCGTTTCTTCCGACGTGATATTTCGAGCTCCCAAGAGAGATCGTTGTCCAGGATGTCTTCAAGTTGATCGTCGTCACCCACTCCGCCATCCTGTGGCagcgaaaagaaaaaacaagcTCAAATGTCGCGTCTTAAGCAAGGATAACTTTGGTTGATTGGTTTCTTCCTAAATGCCTTTCTTACCTCTTCGTACATTTCTTCCTCCAGATCCTCGTCGAActcatcctcatcgtcgtcgtcttcctcaTCAGAATTGATTTCAGGTTGGCTAGTGCGCCGCGATGAGAACGTGCGGGGTCGCGCACCTAAGGAACGCGACcacgacgaggacgaggtcGATGCCATGGATTTGGACATGGATCCCGACGGTCGATCCGCCGAGGAGTACAGAGATAAACCTTTCTGAAGGATCACGGCCAACGATAAGCGACTATCCGAGTCCAGTAAGTACTCGTTGAGAGCATTACACCATAGCTGGAGCCCACTATCGGCTTCCACGAAGAAGTTGTCCTCGCTCTCGTAATCCGGATACTGATATGGGCAATGGAGGGTAAACGCTTGTTTTCCGTCCAAGTCGAACACTAAAGACGTTTTGCCGTCATCGTGGTCCACGTTACACTATGGggaataaattgaaataatattGAACCCGATCATTTTCACTTGGCCAACCCCAATACAAGTGTCTTTCTGGAAAAAATGCGAAGCTTCCACCATCCCCTTGACTTAACCAGACCATGGATACCATTAACAAGTAACaactagttaaaggtctctctgaccAGACCAAGCAACACTTCTCTTTCAACTGTAGTTTCCTTCTAAGCTCAACAAGTCTTGGAGTGGCGTCCAAACGATGGCCAGAAATCTAGACATTTTCCAAGCTAAAATAGAGGAGGAATTTCCTGTGAAATACACTATAACCACAACCCGCTGGATAAAAAGCCGTTGAAAGGCATAAAGCCCTCcttcgtttttttgtttttttttgtataacTTATATACTTTAGTTTTAAACGAGACTTGGATCGTTTNNNNNNNNNNNNNNNNNNNNNNNNNNNTATCCTTTAGTTTTAAACGAGACTTGGATCGTTTTCCTTATTAATAATCCCAGACCAACCTTTCGTGCTAGGGTGGCCTAGAGCGGTTGAAACGCTTTtcatgaccaaatattttacaaaatatgACATTACATGACTTACAGGCAATCTCATACCTTTGTATCGGTTAATAATCCGAGAATAAGCCAAGAAACAAAAACCGCCCAATTCCATGGGTTACCCATCATGCAATGACCTAAATAGCGTattcaaaaaccatttgatGATTGAACATAACATTTCTACCCATTGAAAAGTCAACCAGAATAGGCCAGGCATGACAAACCCTCAAACATCCTCATCAATACCAAGACACGCATCAATTCTCTGCTGAAGTGGCAGTGCCCTTTGTCCTTTTCGTACGTGGATCCCCAGCCCCAAAAGGCCCAAAACCAATTGAAACTCCATCATGCTCACCATCCAACCCTCGGGTCTCAGATCAGAACCAATCCCCAACAGCTCATCAGAACTTGAGGGCGATTAATGTCGGTGGGTTGGCTGGATAACGACTGTTCATGGCTACGTACTTGTTTGAGTTTGAGTTGAATGGGCCGGGCTGGAGGGTGCTCTTCCGGATTGGGGGGCGGGGGTGGATGCGAATCCCGCCACGTTTGGAACTCGCGCGTCATCTTCTCTTGGATGGAGGCGGGCGTAGGCGAGGCACATCCTCCGCCTGTCATGGCGCCGGTTCCGCCCGGAGGTAAGGGCAGGGGCGGGGGCGGGGGCGAGGACGTGTCCATGGCCTCAGTCGGCTCCGCGGGCCAATGGCTCATGCGGAATGCGCTCCCACCCGCGTGGCGATGTGAGACACACGGCGTTTACGTTCCAAGTGGACGCGAGGGCCAGCGGATCGATGGCGTGAGATGGTCCCCGGGGACTCACTCGTCTGGGCTGGTGTATCTGGTTTGCCCGGGCCGAGCGATTCTGGGATCTGATGTGGTCTTGGCTCTGATCCCTGCTTCCATCGACCAGAAGATGTAGGAGTACGAACGAATGTACTTACGAGAGACGTCAAATCAGGGCGACCACCGAGTCAGCTCGGCTGAAACTCTAACTAAACCAAGGGGTTGGGGGATACTGAAGGAGTAAAACATAAAattttggtaggaatggcgAAAAATACTAGGTTATATCTTATTTTTGGAGGGAAAACCCTATATATTGGCAAGTTAGGGGGCAAAAATATCCCCTGGGTTTTCAACTGCCTCCACTAATAAATTTTGATATGAGCTGATATGGACTGATATCTGGTTGAAGTGTAGGAGACGGGAGGCTTATAGTCATGATAAGATTAGGAAAACGCCTGATTAGGATTATTTTAGCCCTAGCTAGAGGTAaaatgaagtggaaaaaaacaaggaccataaaagatttttcaatttatgctTTAGAACTACCGGATTTTGAGCCGAAAAAATTACATTAAAATTACAGCAAGGGATTTAGAATTTGGAATGGAAGACTAATCTTTTGCTAAAATATCCCCATATTTTCTTTACCGCAGtgatatttgaaatcaatgccTAGAAATTCCCCGTATTCCTCGAATCTGGTGAAATACGCCATAAGCCCTCAAATTCCAAGATCATGCCCAGAGCTAAGTAAGAGATTTCCCAATCCTTCCCCACAATGTACCTCAGTTAGGGATTTTTTTCGGTATCTGGTCACCTTGAGCACGGACGTTCTTTCTTGGTTGTTGGCGTTGTTGGTTGGGCTGCTGACTAAGAGGGGCATAGCCTGGTGATTTCCCGACTCTTCCGAGAGAGCACTCAGCTGACTCAAAGCGTCGCTCCAAGCAAATAGCCATAGATGGCGAGGTTGGGTAGGCTGATGCATAGACCAGTGAGAActatggacgtacctcgaccaagactagtcataacaaaaagccaattcagccgcaattaaCTTTGAgctgtctgtagaaactttggtccgatcttgttatgttatggacgcgcGGAGAACACacagacgatgtactctggttgaagctctattgcaaactgtttattgaacggtagttggggcatggatacaaggGATCGTATAcacacagagagcatatatatatgaggaacgagagagcaCGATGCATAAGCATGCGtcaagactaatggtgcagccctgagtcttggtcatcgagatacgtccataatttccATTGGTTTATGGCTAATGCTATCCCTaatcagagagacctttaactagaggaaTGGACATCAGCGGAGCAGGGCCGGTTCTTCTTTTTGCCACAACTCTTTGACCGAGTCGTAAATGGTACcggcatttgagaccaaactgcacatttctatttttttcacaattgcccattcttaaaactctagactttttaccataaaaagcaaaaactttcaatattttcatttaaagtgaaataactcaacattttttcattttgaaaatgattattttcttttaaattgcTTTTCCATAATGTATGGTAGTATCCCTTGTGGCTTTTTGtgagctgaaatattgttatcacaaagtggCTTAGCTTTACCATTTGCCATGTtcaatcctcctgttaaaggGGTCCTTGGCCTAATTCAACATCACCCCCGGCCCTGGCACTCTCCCTTCACAGGGCTGGTCATCCAACCCTGGAACTCTTAAGAGAGAAAACGACACGGTTTTTTGCCTACCAAGTGAGGCCATTGTGTTGAATAAAATACTAGCTCTAGCATAGATGAACAAGTTTATGGATAGATCCATTGAGAGAcacccacgtggtttcgtgagcacttattttcaattgcgactgggtaaaatattcactttttcattagtagatgccttcacattcttccaaatcaaggccaaaatgcagcttaatacgtcttttTATACAATCACNNNNNNNNNNNNNNNNNNNNNNNNNNNNNNNNNNNNNNNNNNNNNNNNNNNNNNNNNNNNNNNNNNNNNNNNNNNNNNNNNNNNNNNNNNNNNNNNNNNNNNNNNNNNNNNNNNNNNNNNNNNNNNNNNNNNNNNNNNNNNNNNNNNNNNNNNNNNNNNNNNNNNNNNNNNNNNNNNNNNNNNNNNNNNNNNNNNNNNNNNNNNNNNNNNNNNNNNNNNNNNNNNNNNNNNNNNNNNNNNNNNNNNNNNNNNNNNNNNNNNNNNNNNNNNNNNNNNNNNNNNNNNNNNNNNNNNNNNNNNNNNNNNNNNNNNNNNNNNNNNNNNNNNNNNNNNNNNNNNNNNNNNNNNNNNNNNNNNNNNNNNNNNNNNNNNNNNNNNNNNNNNNNNNNNNNNNNNNNNNNNNNNNNNNNNNNNNNNNNNNNNNNNNNNNNNNNNNNNNNNNNNNNNNNNNNNNNNNNNNNNNNNNNNNNNNNNNNNNNNNNNNNNNNNNNNNNNNNNNNNNNNNNNNNNNNNNNNNNNNNNNNNNNNNNNNNNNNNNNNNNNNNNNNNNNNNNNNNNNNNNNNNNNNNNNNNNNNNNNNNNNNNNNNNNNNNNNNNNNNNNNNNNNNNNNNNNNNNNNNNNNNNNNNNNNNNNNNNNNNNNNNNNNNNNNNNNNNNNNNNNNNNNNNNNNNNNNNNNNNNNNNNNNNNNNNNNNNNNNNNNNNNNNNNNNNNNNNNNNNNNNNNNNNNNNNNNNNNNNNNNNNNNNNNNNNNNNNNNNNNNNNNNNNNNNNNNNNNNNNNNNNNNNNNNNNNNNNNNNNNNNNNNNNNNNNNNNNNNNNNNNNNNNNNNNNNNNNNNNNNNNNNNNNNNNNNNNNNNNNNNNNNNNNNNNNNNNNNNNNNNNNNNNNNNNNNNNNNNNNNNNNNNNNNNNNNNNNNNNNNNNNNNNNNNNNNNNNNNNNNNNNNNNNNNNNNNNNNNNNNNNNNNNNNNNNNNNNNNNNNNNNNNNNNNNNNNNNNNNNNNNNNNNNNNNNNNNNNNNNNNNNNNNNNNNNNNNNNNNNNNNNNNNNNNNNNNNNNNNNNNNNNNNNNNNNNNNNNNNNNNNNNNNNNNNNNNNNNNNNNNNNNNNNNNNNNNNNNNNNNNNNNNNNNNNNNNNNNNNNNNNNNNNNNNNNNNNNNNNNNNNNNNNNNNNNNNNNNNNNNNNNNNNNNNNNNNNNNNNNNNNNNNNNNNNNNNNNNNNNNNNNNNNNNNNNNNNNNNNNNNNNNNNNNNNNNNNNNNNNNNNNNNNNNNNNNNNNNNNNNNNNNNNNNNNNNNNNNNNNNNNNNNNNNNNNNNNNNNNNNNNNNNNNNNNNNNNNNNNNNNNNNNNNNNNNNNNNNNNNNNNNNNNNNNNNNNNNNNNNNNNNNNNNNNNNNNNNNNNNNNNNNNNNNNNNNNNNNNNNNNNNNNNNNNNNNNNNNNNNNNNNNNNNNNNNNNNNNNNNNNNNNNNNNNNNNNNNNNNNNNNNNNNNNNNNNNNNNNNNNNNNNNNNNNNNNNNNNNNNNNNNNNNNNNNNNNNNNNNNNNNNNNNNNNNNNNNNNNNNNNNNNNNNNNNNNNNNNNNNNNNNNNNNNNNNNNNNNNNNNNNNNNNNNNNNNNNNNNNNNNNNNNNNNNNNNNNNNNNNNNNNNNNNNNNNNNNNNNNNNNNNNNNNNNNNNNNNNNNNNNNNNNNNNNNNNNNNNNNNNNNNNNNNNNNNNNNNNNNNNNNNNNNNNNNNNNNNNNNNNNNNNNNNNNNNNNNNNNNNNNNNNNNNNNNNNNNNNNNNNNNNNNNNNNNNNNNNNNNNNNNNNNNNNNNNNNNNNNNNNNNNNNNNNNNNNNNNNNNNNNNNNNNNNNNNNNNNNNNNNNNNNNNNNNNNNNNNNNNNNNNNNNNNNNNNNNNNNNNNNNNNNNNNNNNNNNNNNNNNNNNNNNNNNNNNNNNNNNNNNNNNNNNNNNNNNNNNNNNNNNNNNNNNNNNNNNNNNNNNNNNNNNNNNNNNNNNNNNNNNNNNNNNNNNNNNNNNNNNNNNNNNNNNNNNNNNNNNNNNNNNNNNNNNNNNNNNNNNNNNNNNNNNNNNNNNNNNNNNNNNNNNNNNNNNNNNNNNNNNNNNNNNNNNNNNNNNNNNNNNNNNNNNNNNNNNNNNNNNNNNNNNNNNNNNNNNNNNNNNNNNNNNNNNNNNNNNNNNNNNNNNNNNNNNNNNNNNNNNNNNNNNNNNNNNNNNNNNNNNNNNNNNNNNNNNNNNNNNNNNNNNNNNNNNNNNNNNNNNNNNNNNNNNNNNNNNNNNNNNNNNNNNNNNNNNNNNNNNNNNNNNNNNNNNNNNNNNNNNNNNNNNNNNNNNNNNNNNNNNNNNNNNNNNNNNNNNNNNNNNNNNNNNNNNNNNNNNNNNNNNNNNNNNNNNNNNNNNNNNNNNNNNNNNNNNNNNNNNNNNNNNNNNNNNNNNNNNNNNNNNNNNNNNNNNNNNNNNNNNNNNNNNNNNNNNNNNNNNNNNNNNNNNNNNNNNNNNNNNNNNNNNNNNNNNNNNNNNNNNNNNNNNNNNNNNNNNNNNNNNNNNNNNNNNNNNNNNNNNNNNNNNNNNNNNNNNNNNNNNNNNNNNNNNNNNNNNNNNNNNNNNNNNNNNNNNNNNNNNNNNNNNNNNNNNNNNNNNNNNNNNNNNNNNNNNNNNNNNNNNNNNNNNNNNNNNNNNNNNNNNNNNNNNNNNNNNNNNNNNNNNNNNNNNNNNNNNNNNNNNNNNNNNNNNNNNNNNNNNNNNNNNNNNNNNNNNNNNNNNNNNNNNNNNNNNNNNNNNNNNNNNNNNNNNNNNNNNNNNNNNNNNNNNNNNNNNNNNNNNNNNNNNNNNNNNNNNNNNNNNNNNNNNNNNNNNNNNNNNNNNNNNNNNNNNNNNNNNNNNNNNNNNNNNNNNNNNNNNNNNNNNNNNNNNNNNNNNNNNNNNNNNNNNNNNNNNNNNNNNNNNNNNNNNNNNNNNNNNNNNNNNNNNNNNNNNNNNNNNNNNNNNNNNNNNNNNNNNNNNNNNNNNNNNNNNNNNNNNNNNNNNNNNNNNNNNNNNNNNNNNNNNNNNNNNNNNNNNNNNNNNNNNNNNNNNNNNNNNNNNNNNNNNNNNNNNNNNNNNNNNNNNNNNNNNNNNNNNNNNNNNNNNNNNNNNNNNNNNNNNNNNNNNNNNNNNNNNNNNNNNNNNNNNNNNNNNNNNNNNNNNNNNNNNNNNNNNNNNNNNNNNNNNNNNNNNNNNNNNNNNNNNNNNNNNNNNNNNNNNNNNNNNNNNNNNNNNNNNNNNNNNNNNNNNNNNNNNNNNNNNNNNNNNNNNNNNNNNNNNNNNNNNNNNNNNNNNNNNNNNNNNNNNNNNNNNNNNNNNNNNNNNNNNNNNNNNNNNNNNNNNNNNNNNNNNNNNNNNNNNNNNNNNNNNNNNNNNN is a window from the Tigriopus californicus strain San Diego chromosome 2, Tcal_SD_v2.1, whole genome shotgun sequence genome containing:
- the LOC131876889 gene encoding uncharacterized protein LOC131876889; amino-acid sequence: MSHWPAEPTEAMDTSSPPPPPLPLPPGGTGAMTGGGCASPTPASIQEKMTREFQTWRDSHPPPPPNPEEHPPARPIQLKLKQCNVDHDDGKTSLVFDLDGKQAFTLHCPYQYPDYESEDNFFVEADSGLQLWCNALNEYLLDSDSRLSLAVILQKGLSLYSSADRPSGSMSKSMASTSSSSWSRSLGARPRTFSSRRTSQPEINSDEEDDDDEDEFDEDLEEEMYEEDGGVGDDDQLEDILDNDLSWELEISRRKKRWRQREIELRAEMGRLSDGGGLGNDDKTLQQIFHDPSTKTRQPKQVFSSTAASGILTNDLVSIMESAKTTGIDADTINDNIFQWNVKIRDFSSNCVLDKDFQTLKAKFNYDYIELQLDFSMDLYPFFPPLVKVIRPRLQGSMMLRVTTMEILKLTYWNPAKDMKALLMDIKSFLQTWARLDLSSDRNDRNRYPDGAYIDIEHHLLRLALVSEIVPRANKKYAVVTPTHKASLLPASALETVKEVKKKSSKKPNHHSEEGPSTSGLGAEVLGAMGASGGGALDLKMDESESKPVVGDKKLKKLQMFLQRDRQSKDEKKKASEKVKLMAKGVGYSRYQQKGWDVKAYMAAQREKDKQIELVLGKIHQELKKLHGSYPASNGGVHRNFSELLEGATAGIVSSSSSSDNVSNSTSSEAEGRSSNGPTIDREGSRRKRKHSPDDVNDPTAAGGVSTSSANNGASSPIDSIDSQPEPSDFVESDEHEKDEEARSSRKSSSHETPIDPLSDLYAVLEGSALIPFLEMKLQANSFLEICSHATVYKCVVSIIREMVSQTYLVPLLGPLPDQQFSISTLLECLSSQAKILLDKIGKASANGSVPKSGKAAEKLSDKTTDDRLAKDFLLLSKEVDHALASVAAESSVNGESSSLAEALANNHSSSNSSSGSNHGRAHVGSSGSSAGGNNTDACNAASSSTNASQYPLPGTSDVDVKRKSRKDKAADLYKAHMKTLQLDSYDFATSGSQVHAHMTQFQRAGTPNSQIIFRVAQEISSFSTSLPLDFSSAIFVRADDEKTPLIKAIITGPEDTPYTGGCYLFDIYFPLKYPQVPPQVTFRTTGNGTVRFNPNLYNCGRVCLSLLGTWEGAQGEQWNETSTILQVLISIQSLILCSEPYYNEPGYERLYGTPQGNAESLKYSEEVFRNNLKFAILAQVQNPPEGFEEVIKAHFFLKRHILLKELESMLDKYKGKDVKKYFLDVKRELMKLEQPPNLKKSFLTANQCEPHRISQTSQSIDG